The Haemorhous mexicanus isolate bHaeMex1 chromosome 5, bHaeMex1.pri, whole genome shotgun sequence genome contains a region encoding:
- the ATP5F1C gene encoding ATP synthase subunit gamma, mitochondrial isoform X3 has translation MFARGAAVALVQPQWGQVRNMATLKDITRRLKSIKNIQKITKSMKMVSAAKYARAERELKPARVYGTGALSLYEKAEIKAPEDKKKHLLIGVSSDRGLCGAIHTSIAKTLKNEITNLSNAGKEVMVVGVGDKIRGLLQRTHGNYFLLTFKEVGRRPPSFGDASAIALELLNSGYEFDEGSVIYNRFRSVISYKTDEKPIFSFETVAGSESLSIYDDIDADVLRNYQEFTLANILYYSLKESTTSEQSARMTAMDNASKNASEMIDKLTLTFNRTRQAVITKELIEIISGAAAL, from the exons TCACCAGGCGTTTGAAGTCCATCAAGAACATCCAGAAGATCACCAAGTCCATGAAGATGGTTTCTGCAGCCAAATATGCAAGagctgagagggagctgaagccTGCAAGGGTCTATGGAACAGGAGCTCTGT ctctttatgagaaagcagaaataaaggCACCTGAGGACAAGAAGAAGCACCTCCTCATTGGTGTGTCCTCTGACCGAGGCCTGTGTGGTGCTATCCATACATCTATTGCTAAAACCCTGAAGAATGAGATTACCAACCTCTCAAATGCAGGGAAAGAGGTTATGGTAGTTGGAGTGGGTGACAAGATCAGAGGCCTGCTTCAAAG GACACATGGCAACTATTTCCTGCTGACCTTCAAAGAGGTGGGACGGAGACCTCCAAGCTTTGGAGATGCTTCAGCCATTGCTTTAGAGCTGTTAAACTCTGGGTATGAATTTGATGAAGGCTCTGTCATCTACAATCGCTTCAG GTCTGTCATCTCTTACAAGACTGATGAAAAACCAATCTTCTCCTTTGAAACTGTGGCTGGCTCTG AAAGCCTAAGTATCTATGATGATATTGACGCTGATGTGCTGAGAAACTACCAGGAGTTCACGCTAGCAAACATTCTGTACTACTCCCTGAAAGAATCCACCACCAGCGAGCAGAGCGCCAGGATGACTGCCATGGACAACGCTAGCAAGAATGCTT CTGAGATGATTGACAAGCTGACCTTGACCTTCAACCGCACCCGTCAAGCCGTCATCACCAAGGAGCTCATTGAGATCatctctggtgctgctgctctgtga
- the ATP5F1C gene encoding ATP synthase subunit gamma, mitochondrial isoform X2 has translation MFARGAAVALVQPQWGQVRNMATLKDITRRLKSIKNIQKITKSMKMVSAAKYARAERELKPARVYGTGALSLYEKAEIKAPEDKKKHLLIGVSSDRGLCGAIHTSIAKTLKNEITNLSNAGKEVMVVGVGDKIRGLLQRTHGNYFLLTFKEVGRRPPSFGDASAIALELLNSGYEFDEGSVIYNRFRSVISYKTDEKPIFSFETVAGSESLSIYDDIDADVLRNYQEFTLANILYYSLKESTTSEQSARMTAMDNASKNASEMIDKLTLTFNRTRQAVITKELIEIISGAAAL, from the exons TCACCAGGCGTTTGAAGTCCATCAAGAACATCCAGAAGATCACCAAGTCCATGAAGATGGTTTCTGCAGCCAAATATGCAAGagctgagagggagctgaagccTGCAAGGGTCTATGGAACAGGAGCTCTGT ctctttatgagaaagcagaaataaaggCACCTGAGGACAAGAAGAAGCACCTCCTCATTGGTGTGTCCTCTGACCGAGGCCTGTGTGGTGCTATCCATACATCTATTGCTAAAACCCTGAAGAATGAGATTACCAACCTCTCAAATGCAGGGAAAGAGGTTATGGTAGTTGGAGTGGGTGACAAGATCAGAGGCCTGCTTCAAAG GACACATGGCAACTATTTCCTGCTGACCTTCAAAGAGGTGGGACGGAGACCTCCAAGCTTTGGAGATGCTTCAGCCATTGCTTTAGAGCTGTTAAACTCTGGGTATGAATTTGATGAAGGCTCTGTCATCTACAATCGCTTCAG GTCTGTCATCTCTTACAAGACTGATGAAAAACCAATCTTCTCCTTTGAAACTGTGGCTGGCTCTG AAAGCCTAAGTATCTATGATGATATTGACGCTGATGTGCTGAGAAACTACCAGGAGTTCACGCTAGCAAACATTCTGTACTACTCCCTGAAAGAATCCACCACCAGCGAGCAGAGCGCCAGGATGACTGCCATGGACAACGCTAGCAAGAATGCTT CTGAGATGATTGACAAGCTGACCTTGACCTTCAACCGCACCCGTCAAGCCGTCATCACCAAGGAGCTCATTGAGATCatctctggtgctgctgctct GTGA
- the ATP5F1C gene encoding ATP synthase subunit gamma, mitochondrial isoform X1 — translation MFARGAAVALVQPQWGQVRNMATLKDITRRLKSIKNIQKITKSMKMVSAAKYARAERELKPARVYGTGALSLYEKAEIKAPEDKKKHLLIGVSSDRGLCGAIHTSIAKTLKNEITNLSNAGKEVMVVGVGDKIRGLLQRTHGNYFLLTFKEVGRRPPSFGDASAIALELLNSGYEFDEGSVIYNRFRSVISYKTDEKPIFSFETVAGSESLSIYDDIDADVLRNYQEFTLANILYYSLKESTTSEQSARMTAMDNASKNASEMIDKLTLTFNRTRQAVITKELIEIISGAAALD, via the exons TCACCAGGCGTTTGAAGTCCATCAAGAACATCCAGAAGATCACCAAGTCCATGAAGATGGTTTCTGCAGCCAAATATGCAAGagctgagagggagctgaagccTGCAAGGGTCTATGGAACAGGAGCTCTGT ctctttatgagaaagcagaaataaaggCACCTGAGGACAAGAAGAAGCACCTCCTCATTGGTGTGTCCTCTGACCGAGGCCTGTGTGGTGCTATCCATACATCTATTGCTAAAACCCTGAAGAATGAGATTACCAACCTCTCAAATGCAGGGAAAGAGGTTATGGTAGTTGGAGTGGGTGACAAGATCAGAGGCCTGCTTCAAAG GACACATGGCAACTATTTCCTGCTGACCTTCAAAGAGGTGGGACGGAGACCTCCAAGCTTTGGAGATGCTTCAGCCATTGCTTTAGAGCTGTTAAACTCTGGGTATGAATTTGATGAAGGCTCTGTCATCTACAATCGCTTCAG GTCTGTCATCTCTTACAAGACTGATGAAAAACCAATCTTCTCCTTTGAAACTGTGGCTGGCTCTG AAAGCCTAAGTATCTATGATGATATTGACGCTGATGTGCTGAGAAACTACCAGGAGTTCACGCTAGCAAACATTCTGTACTACTCCCTGAAAGAATCCACCACCAGCGAGCAGAGCGCCAGGATGACTGCCATGGACAACGCTAGCAAGAATGCTT CTGAGATGATTGACAAGCTGACCTTGACCTTCAACCGCACCCGTCAAGCCGTCATCACCAAGGAGCTCATTGAGATCatctctggtgctgctgctct GGATTAA